Genomic segment of Schistocerca nitens isolate TAMUIC-IGC-003100 chromosome 9, iqSchNite1.1, whole genome shotgun sequence:
CCAGTGGCTCTGCCTCAGAGAAGATTGTGTATGCCTGGAAAGATAATGGAAAGCTACGTGCTAGGCAGGAACTTAGAACTGATCTTACACCTGGGTGTTTTGAAGGAACAGAATCCATTTGGAGATGGGTTGTATTTAAAGTAGCATAAGGATGGAGCAAGACATTTTTTAGTTGTGGTGTAATACCACTTTGGGAGGAGTGGGAAAGAATATGGGTAGAACGTATATCAATCCAGAAACCAAAGATGCGCTTCTAATAATGTTAATCAACAACATATTTATATTTCAAACAGTGCCAGTGTCAGTTCCATGCTGAAATTGGGAGGCAAAATGTTGGGAAAAACCAAGTACATCAACTGAATATTACAGCTCCATACATTAGCATACAACCTGATACTAAATGTCTCACATCACTGTATATTTTACATGAGTGTATTACAACAAATTATATGGGTGATTGCAACAATAATGACACTGGTAAAGCTTTGATTAGCTAATTAAGTAACAGAGTAGTATTTCGAAAGTAATTGCttgaaaaaatttttaaacaaacaacATATTTTCGTATTTTGATACAACCTGTTTATTTCATAAAGAAACAACTTAAAGATAGTACCgagcaatgtatttgaatcttaaggaaatgttaacTACAATATCTGAattttaattaaaaaggaaaccatCATTATATGTTTTCTGTTATTGTATCCAGCATAAAACACTATTCTCTACAGAAAATCACAAAATCCAAGACAAACATTATTATGGGTTGATATCAAATAACACGTTGGAGTTCATGAAAACATTATCAACAAAAGCCAAtttgtaattaagaaaaaataaatattttatattttgcatTATTGGGTCAGAAATAAAAGATTATTTTGCACAgtaaaatacaaaattcacaatttcAGCCACTGTGTATCCATTCGGCAATTTGTTTGATGTAAAACTGTTGCAGCAAGAactattgtaattaatttttttaactttaagTCTTGTATTtgacaatttcaataattactataTTGTTTACTTGACTGTTAAGAATATGTTTGTATCTGTCAGCTGCAGAGGCAGGAGGAGAGAAATTTTAGTTGTTGAGAGTTTTATTATTTACTGTTGTGGAGTTGATGAAATTCACAATAGCTACCAAGGAGACGTAAAATGGTGTTAATTTTTAGAAAGCCTGGAGTACATAAATTATGATTACCCAGGCTGCAAAGAGAGATTTACACCCTGCATTCTAGATGGAGGGCTGCTAAACATGGGATAAGTATTCCATTCTACTAAATTGCTCATAGTGACAAAtacttgtttgaaatttcattgctGGTCATATTTATAGTATAAACATTCATATTTGATTGGTAGATGGTATGCTATAAGTCCTAGATAATTTCCTTGTAGCGGTGGTTCACCATTGTCTTCCATTGACTTGAGAAGGAGGCTCAAAGTTTGCGTCTGCATCATACAAGTTACTATCATGAATCCTAAAACAATACAGAGTTGGGTTTGTGTTGTTATGAAGGAGTATATTTGAGTTTAGATGCCTGATTGCCTTCTGGCTTGTTGTGGGAGACCAACACAGCAACAAGGTGGAGTTCCATACACTTGATCACTATAAGATCCTGAGTAAAATGGTAGGCTACTACAGGTAGTGGACTGAAATTTCTGGAAGGATTCTGGTGTTTGAGCCTGTCTGTAGATGTGTGGCTGACTGGCGAAATGTCACTTTCCagtgacaaaatattatttatcaaaattacacACAGAAATGGTAAAAGTAACATACACAAGGAAATCAAACTGTGCAGCTTGATGATTCGAGTTCAGTGGAATACTGCATGATATTGTGAAAACTTTAACTTTAATGGACTTTGATCTTTATAGGTAATGATACCAAAACTTTTTAAATTATACTACTGGTAAACCACAAATACTACTATCATAAACAATATGTCATTCAAGGGCTGAACTGTAAATTGAACATGTATTGAAATTGTTTGTCTGAAACTTATCTGGGTCTATAGTATCAGTGATTTGATTAAAACCACTTAAACTGAACAGAATCTCATAATATCAACATGTGTTACGCTGTGCCCTAAACCTTCATGTAAGTGTATTTGCAATCAGATATGTAACGTATTTCTGTGCCAAATTAAATTTATACAGTTTGATTAGGTTAGGCCTATACTTAAATCAGCTATGATTCACATGTGGTGTGCTGTGAGAAAACCAAGCACACCATATAAATGAGCAAGAAACTGCTTAGTTTTCATATGCAATGCTTATGTATGTAGAAACATCTGCTTCTGTTTGctaattttaaaagtttttcatGATAGCACCTTATCtttattttttttcatattcaGTGTAAAACATTGTCTATAGTCCATATGGATGAACCTTATTCATATTCTCCAGAGCTaagttattttaaatgaatttttgTCAAGAACCTCTGAGGAAATAGTTTGAGGAAAGGTTTGATGTGGAAGACACATTCTTTAAAATAGTAACAATGGTAGCCGCAGCAGTCAACCTGCCGTAAAtccaaatgtatttatttattcaatttcaGAGTCTGATACTTGCCCACAGGTAAAATGAATGCCATTCAATATCTCCTTTTCAGCTGAATAGAAACAGATGGGGAGGCTGAGATTTGGAATACAATGCCCCTACTGTTTCAGTGATGCAaaatatcaaccataattccaCTATTGCATCAAGAAAGACGGACTTTTTGTCTTTAATGAACAGGAAGTAACTTACCAGGGTGTCTGCTAAAAACCTAACCCTCCATTCACCCCAAACGATTTTCTACATATACATGACTACTCaggaattcacacttaagtacttgCTCAGAGCATTCAGTTTACAACGTTCATACTGCATATCTAAtgttccaatatacagggtgttacgaaaaggtacggtcaaactttcaggaaacattcctcacacacaaataaagaatatatgttatgtggacatgtgtctggaaatgcttaatttctgtgttagagctcattttagtttcgtcagtatgtactgtacttcttcgattcaccgccagttagcccaattgaaggaaggtaatgttgacttcggtgcttgtgttgacatgcgactcattgctctacagtactagcatcaagcacatcagtacgtagcatcaacaagttagtgttcatcacgaacgtggttatgcagtcagtgcaatgtttacaaatgaagagttggcagatgcccatttgatgtatggattagcatggggcaatagccgtggcgctgtacgtttgtatcgagacagatttccagaatgaaggtgccctgacaggaagacgttcgaagcaattgattggcatcttagggagtacggaacattccagcctacgactcgcaactggggaatacctagaacgacgaggacaccagcaatggacgaggcaattcttcgtgcagttgacgataaccctaatgtcagcgtcagaggcgttgctgctgtacaaggtaacgttgagcacgtcactgtatggagagtgctacgggagaaccagttgtttccgtaccatgtacagcatttgcaggcactatcagcagctgattggcctccacgggtacacttctgtgaatggttcatccaacaatgtgtcaatcctcattccagtacaaatgttctctttacggatgaggcttcattccaacgtgatcaaattgtaaattttcacaatcaacatgtgtgggctgacgagaatccgcacgcaattgtgcaatcacgtcatcaacacagattttctgtgaacatttgcgcaggcattgttggtgatgtcttgattgggccccatgttcttctacctacgctcaatggagcacgttatcatgatttcatacgggatactctacctgtgcctttacatatatgacacaacatgtggttcatgcacgatgaagctcctccacatttcagtcgaagtgttcgtacgcttctcaacaacagattcggtgaccggtggattggtagaggtggaccaattccatggcctccacgctctcctgacctcaaaccttttgactttcttttatgggggcatttgaaagctcttgtctacgcaaccccagtaccaaatatagagactctttgtgctcgtattgtggacggctgtgatacaatacgccattctccagggctgcatcagcgcatcagggattccatgcgatagagggtggatgcatgtatcctcgctaacggaggacattttgaacatttcctgtaacaaagtgtttgaagtctcgctggtacgttctgttgctgtgtgtttccattccatgattaatgcgatttgaagagaagtaataaaatgagctctaatatggaaggtaagcatttccggacgcatgtccacataacatattttctttctttgtgtgtgaggaatgtttcctgatagtttggccgtacctttttgtaacaccctgtataactgtgcacgggaaaaataaacacttaaatctttccatgtgagctctatttttcttattttggtagaatgatcatttctccctctgttgaTGGGTGTCCTctaaatattttcgcactctggaGAGAATGCTGTAGATTGAAATTTTGTCAAAAGATCTCAAAtcagtgaaaaatgcctttgttttaacaattgccaagccaacttgcatatcatatccatgacactctctcccctattttgcgatattaCAAAAGGAGCTGCTGCTCTTTGAACTTCCCTGATGTCCTCCATCAacaccatctggtaaggatcctatactgcacagcagtactcttatcagaggatgaacaagcgtagttaggcagtctccttggcaaagctgttgcatcctctaagtgCTCTGcacataaaatgcagtctttggtttgttccccacaacattatctatgtgatcattacaATTTAAGTCATTTGTAAGTGTAATACTAGATACTTATTAAATTGGCAGCCTTCAGTTTTGTCTGATTTCCAGCAcaatcgaaatttaactgattcctttaGTGATCGTGTCAATACTTTACATTAATTGGGGCCAATTGCTAGTTTTTGCACTGCAGAGATATTTTGTCTCAACCATTCCGcacttgattttgatcttctgatgactttaccagacacTAAATGACacttatcatctgcaaacagcccaagagcgctgctcagattgtctcctaaactgcTTATattgattaggaacagcagagggcctataacacttctatggtgtgtgttatacttataacacagaaaacaccatttactttcactatgtaatatttttattggcactagataaatcaaaacacaaagaaatagttttcgacaatcacggtaacagtcatgacgaatgtctcacaccaactagtcaacaaccaaagtaagtaaaatgaagtacaaaaaagcaaagatattaatattttctggcagttctgccacagagcgccccccccccccgccccccccccccccctccgaggaGCGCATAAGAGGAGTGATGAGGAGTAAGTGATAAAGGGAAGTAAACATTTAAGGCATGATgtaatcttgaagtctgagaggtgGCCGTACAGTGCGGCCAGCACGGGTGATGGCAATAGGGGCAGGAGGATTCGAGGAAGACgaaggagaaaggggggggggggggagttactcttataaataaaacattattggagTCTACATAGATGTTGCCGAGTGAGGATTGCGAGTGTGTAAAGTCtggaaaaaagtataaaaataacGAGGAAAAGTGTTTTATCGTGCAGTATAGTCAGTGTGTATTGTGAAAACTTGTGCATGCCATGCTACATAATAAAgaaagtaacagaaaaaactgtggaaccacaagaagtaataaggagaattacACATGTGGAGCATCTACATCGTCTTTCGGGGATACAAGTGTAATATTAAGTTCGGATCCCTGCCACTGCAAGAAACATGTGGTTAAAGGTGTAATGTGCACGATatgtaaaactgtgtttcattattCATGTGTTAACGTAAATCCTAAACGTAAGATTTGGTTCTGCGCAAAATGTAGCAGAGAAGATCCTGTGCAAAAACTTAATAAGGTGGATTACACAAACAATATCATTGCAGTGTTAGTGGAAGAGATACGCATTTTACAACACGAGTGCAACAAATCCCCGCAGCTGAACACGATGGGCGTAAATAAATCGCACAGTGAACTCCACTCAGGTACCATTAACTATAGTAGCAAAAATATAAGTCATAACTTGTGTAAAAAGTACGGGAGAGTAGGCAGTAATGGCGTATGCAAAACAAAGTTCCGTTCTTGGTGTGCAAAAGTTGATCCGTCACCGAAAACACACGAAAATTCATCGTCAGAAAGGAAACATGATACCAACGTCTACAGGGCCAGACTAAACCCACCTATTCAATTACGAAACAGGTACGAAGTGCTAAGCGAAATAAGTGATGATAgtacttcagaaaatatttttgaaaatacgcaGGTACATGTTTCAGCCATTGCTGCTCCCCTGAATAGGCCTACGTGCAATTCATGTCAACATATGCCTAGGTCACAGCAAAAAGTACATAATCACGTGGGAAAACAGAAACATTCTAGCTGATAGCCACGGGCGTGGAATAGCCTCTCTTGTTAAAGAGGCATCAGTTGTGAAATCTACGAGTTATGTCAAGCCTGGGGCTTCCCTTTCGGAGGTAATTAAGAATGTTTACACTGATGAAATTATCAAGTTGACTTCAAAAGACTTTGTAGCTTTGTTTGGTGGCTCTAacgatgtatataaaaatgaaacctcTAAAGCCTGCTCAGAATTGAAAAAGCATCTGGCTCTTTTGTCTCATACAAACATTCTCTTTGTCAACATTCCACATCGCCATGATCTGCCACGCTGGTCTTGTGCGAACAAAGAGATTAGTGCTGCTAATGAGAGTTTTTCCAGTATATGCAGTCAATTCGAAAATGTTTGTGTTGTTGATATTAGTGGCATTGGTCGGAGATTCCACATTTCTCATGGCCTTCACTTGAATGGCCTAGGGAAGAAAATTGTAGCACAAAAAGTATTGGATGAAATAAAAAGGCACCAGCAAACACCTGCAGTACCATCAACGACAGTAACAATAACTCCACAAAAATCAATAACAGCAGAATCACAagtagcaacagcaacaacaaaatcatCACCATTAGCAGCAGTAAAATTGCCACAAATGGTCAAACCACAATCGGTAACTGCAGCTAAACCTTCGGCGGAAACAACAGCAAAACCAACAGATACTACAACAACAGATCCACCATCAACAGAAATAGTGCCAATAAAAGAATCAAAGGCAGCAACAGCAcgaagaatcctgtcagcaccaccaccacaaccactaccactaccactaccactaccactaccacaaccaccaccaccaccaccaccaccaccacttccggccacagaaacagcagcagcaacaacagcagcagcaactgaaccaacaacaacagtagaagCAGCAAAAAACCATCAAAAACAGTTGCAGcaacacaacaatgcctaaggaggagtcaaagacaaggtacatctacatcattgactaaggattttttatggcttcagacaaagaaaaggaaaagattgtgacaaatcagcaagaaaatttgcagataagtcacaactactatggaaaaagcagcacatta
This window contains:
- the LOC126204285 gene encoding junction-mediating and -regulatory protein-like: MVKPQSVTAAKPSAETTAKPTDTTTTDPPSTEIVPIKESKAATARRILSAPPPQPLPLPLPLPLPQPPPPPPPPPLPATETAAATTAAATEPTTTVEAAKNHQKQLQQHNNA